A region of Panicum virgatum strain AP13 chromosome 8N, P.virgatum_v5, whole genome shotgun sequence DNA encodes the following proteins:
- the LOC120686022 gene encoding protein transport protein Sec61 subunit beta-like: MARSSSQSQSSVGGAGAGARPATVGPRGTAAAAAGMRRRRATASAGGGGFSGGGGSNMLRFYTDEAPGLRLSPTMVLVMSLCFIGFVTALHVFGKLYRSRTAAASA, from the coding sequence ATGGCCCGCTCCTCCTCGCAGTCCCAATCCtccgtcggcggcgccggcgccggagcccgCCCGGCCACCGTTGGCCCCCGCGGCACGGCAGCAGCTGCCGCCggcatgcgccgccgccgcgccaccgctagCGCCGGGGGAGGGGgcttctccggcggcggcgggagcaacATGCTTCGGTTCTACACCGACGAGGCCCCGGGCCTGCGCCTCTCGCCAACCATGGTGCTCGTCATGTCGCTGTGCTTCATCGGATTCGTCACCGCCCTCCACGTCTTCGGCAAGCTCTACCGCTCccgcaccgccgcagcctccgcgTGA